One segment of Leguminivora glycinivorella isolate SPB_JAAS2020 chromosome 12, LegGlyc_1.1, whole genome shotgun sequence DNA contains the following:
- the LOC125231969 gene encoding uncharacterized protein K02A2.6-like, giving the protein MPVGKVGPFDLNNDNWELYVDRLEQYFVANEVKTDMKVATLITVMGGDAYELMVNLCTPAKPASKTYDQLVELMKGHLNPKPSLLAERFKFRQRVQKHDENIANFVTDLKKLSKDCSFTGDSLKENLRDQFVCGLLNDDIRQKLFTEDDTITFDRAYKLAVAMEAAEVNAALVEDCARSRTSDSMPASATTSVHHVGRPGRGRAAAPDGGRAAAGRASRGKITGGGGPSAISGADSGKWRGFGQNNNTELNGACKVCGAKHEADRCKFKKYVCRVCNQEGHLKRVCPKLRGNSSLYNVREEKGVYWENSDSGDSSGSDSEEVNIFPLSSSDSLVCEPYTIDVNIAGKWLKMEIDTGAAISCISLECYKKLFTHCKLQRTNLVLNYYSVDVKVKPVGKITANVQCNGMCKELDLYVIENGKTSLLGRRWIRAFNIIDRAKLESLECKQVVNVNKLFDETEFSSRYCEVFAEGLGRFTGGTVGFHLRPGARPLFLRARPLAYALREPVERALDQMVRDGIITPVATSDWATPIVPVVKKDGTIRVCADFKLTLNKCLEVDHYPLPKVEDLLTKLHGGIKFTKLDLSQAYAQFELI; this is encoded by the exons ATGCCGGTGGGAAAGGTCGGGCCGTTTGACCTTAACAATGACAACTGGGAACTGTATGTTGACCGTTTAGAACAATATTTCGTGGCAAACGAGGTTAAAACTGACATGAAAGTGGCTACGCTGATAACAGTGATGGGCGGTGACGCTTATGAACTAATGGTGAACTTGTGCACACCCGCGAAACCAGCTAGTAAAACGTATGATCAGCTGGTCGAGTTAATGAAGGGTCATTTAAATCCAAAGCCTAGTTTGCTCGCAGAACGTTTTAAATTCCGTCAGCGTGTGCAAAAACATGACGAAAATATTGCGAACTTCGTAACGGACCTTAAAAAACTTAGTAAGGACTGCAGTTTCACAGGGGATAGTTTGAAGGAAAACTTGAGAGATCAgttcgtgtgcggtctgttaaATGATGACATTAGACAGAAGTTGTTCACGGAGGACGACACGATCACTTTCGACCGGGCGTACAAGCTCGCCGTGGCCATGGAGGCGGCCGAGGTCAACGCGGCGCTAGTGGAGGACTGTGCTCGGAGTCGAACCAGCGACAGTATGCCAGCGAGTGCGACGACATCGGTGCATCATGTGGGTCGGCCCGGCCGAGGCCGGGCGGCGGCGCCGGACGGCGGGCGAGCCGCGGCGGGCCGAGCGAGCCGCGGGAAGATAACGGGCGGCGGCGGTCCAAGCGCCATAAGCGGAGCGGATAGCGGGAAGTGGCGAGGCTTCGGGCAAAACAATAACACGGAGTTAAATGGAGCATGTAAAGTGTGCGGAGCGAAGCATGAAGCCGACAGATGCAAATTTAAGAAATATGTCTGTCGAGTGTGTAACCAAGAGGGACACTTAAAAAGGGTATGTCCTAAGTTGCGGGGAAATTCGTCTCTATACAACGTGAGGGAGGAGAAGGGTGTGTATTGGGAAAATTCGGACAGCGGAGACAGCAGCGGCAGCGACAGTGAAGAGGTAAACATTTTTCCGTTAAGTAGCAGCGATTCGCTTGTATGTGAACCATACACCATAGATGTTAACATTGCCGGAAAGtggttaaaaatggaaatagACACCGGTGCTGCGATTTCGTGTATAAGTTTAGAGTGTTATAAAAAGTTATTCACTCATTGCAAATTACAAAGAACTAATTTAGTGTTGAATTATTATAGTGTAGATGTTAAGGTAAAACCTGTAGGTAAAATAACAGCGAATGTGCAGTGTAATGGAATGTGTAAAGAATTAGACTTATATGTTATTGAAAATggtaaaactagcctattagGTAGACGCTGGATAAGGGCGTTTAATATTATAGATAGGGCTAAATTAGAAAGTTTAGAATGTAAACAAGTGGTTAATGTAAACAAGTTGTTTGATGAGACGGAATTTAGTTCCAGATACTGTGAGGTGTTTGCGGAGGGCTTGGGCCGGTTCACGGGCGGCACG gtcgGGTTCCACCTGCGGCCGGGCGCGCGGCCGCTGTTCCTGCGCGCGCGCCCGCTGGCGTACGCGCTGCGCGAGCCGGTGGAGCGCGCGCTCGACCAGATGGTGCGCGACGGGATCATCACGCCGGTCGCCACCTCCGACTGGGCCACGCCTATAGTCCCGGTAGTTAAGAAAGATGGCACCATAAGGGTATGTGCTGATTTTAAATTAACGCTAAATAAATGTCTAGAAGTGGACCACTATCCTTTGCCGAAAGTAGAAGATTTGCTGACTAAATTACACGGGGGAATTAAATTCACAAAATTAGACCTGTCGCAAGCTTACGCCCAGTttgaattaatttaa
- the LOC125231970 gene encoding uncharacterized protein K02A2.6-like — protein MPRVGVFLDDLIITGVDDRSHIDTLYEVFERLRKYGLKVKKDKCTFFADSVTYLGFVISKHGVHTCPEKIEAIKQVPVPNNVSELRSFLGLVMYYAKFVPNISTILTPLYALLRKEVKYEWSDACMRAFKEVKRMLVSGDILAHYSPDLPLILTTDASSVGVGAVISHLVPCAGGTGAIERPIAYSSRVLNAAEKSYSQIEREALSIIYGVRKFHQYLYGRKFILRTDHKPLVTIFGDKVGVPVMAASRMQRWAVILAGYDYTIEYVRSEGNAADALSRLPVGKEKKQRKEVTYLNFIQNFLPITRKMVQDHISKDEVLKKVFLFVLSGWPTSCDEEALKPYYLRRNELYIDRGCIIWGYRLVVPEALRSKLLKELHVGHLGIVKMKSLARSVMWWPGIDSDIEELGKQCTTCALEGAAPPRAPPQPWPYHPEPWSRLHVDFLGPFHGETFLVIVDSTTKWLEIFKMAKTTARGVIKALRETFARFGLPVEVVSDNGPPFTSKEYAHFMETNGIKMTFTPAYHPASNGAAENAVKLCKRAIKKALRDGCDVDEALQAYLMMYRNVEHGSTGSAPAMLLQRRRLRSRLDLLRGTRQVESRVQQAQDKQVYNAGGKPRELNVGDNVWARDHAGGSWVSGLVKEKVGSRNFIIARGSGPQLKRHLDQIKKRRSSYTVALPEVSEAAPGEESAPAVNGTEASQSLRAPDSVVEPDLEEPPQPSIEIGSQDAVPSRTECNASPADRPKRIRKPVQRYGFEFD, from the coding sequence ATGCCCAGGGTAGGTGTCTTCCTAGATGACTTGATCATAACAGGGGTCGACGACCGATCGCACATAGACACGCTTTACGAGGTGTTTGAAAGGTTAAGGAAATACGGTCTAAAGGTTAAAAAGGACAAATGTACGTTTTTTGCTGACTCTGTAACGTATCTCGGTTTCGTAATTAGTAAGCACGGCGTGCATACATGCCCTGAAAAAATTGAAGCGATCAAACAGGTACCGGTTCCTAATAATGTGTCAGAATTGCGGTCATTTTTAGGTTTAGTAATGTACTATGCAAAGTTCGTACCGAATATAAGTACCATTCTGACGCCCCTCTACGCGCTTTTGCGAAAAGAAGTGAAGTACGAGTGGAGTGACGCTTGCATGCGCGCGTTTAAGGAGGTAAAGCGTATGTTGGTTTCGGGCGATATATTAGCGCATTATTCACCAGACCTTCCCCTGATTCTGACTACAGACGCGAGTAGTGTAGGGGTTGGCGCTGTGATATCGCACCTCGTGCCCTGCGCCGGCGGCACGGGCGCTATCGAGCGGCCGATAGCGTACTCATCGCGGGTACTGAACGCCGCGGAGAAGTCGTATTCGCAAATTGAACGGGAAGCACTTTCAATAATTTATGGGGTCCGAAAATTTCACCAGTACTTATATGGTAGGAAGTTTATTCTAAGAACGGACCATAAGCCCTTGGTGACAATTTTCGGCGATAAGGTAGGAGTACCTGTAATGGCTGCAAGTCGTATGCAGAGGTGGGCAGTTATTCTAGCTGGTTACGATTATACCATTGAGTATGTGCGCAGTGAAGGGAACGCGGCCGATGCTTTATCTCGCTTGCCGGTGGGTAAGGAGAAAAAGCAACGAAAGGAagtgacatatttaaattttatccaAAACTTCCTGCCGATTACGAGGAAAATGGTACAAGATCACATTAGTAAGGATGAAGTACTAAAGAAAGTTTTTCTGTTTGTATTATCCGGCTGGCCCACTAGTTGTGACGAGGAAGCTCTTAAACCATATTACCTGCGGCGCAATGAATTGTATATAGACCGGGGTTGCATAATTTGGGGTTATAGGTTAGTCGTTCCAGAGGCCTTGAGAAGTAAGTTACTCAAAGAATTACATGTTGGCCATTTAGGTATAGTGAAAATGAAGAGCTTAGCCCGTAGCGTGATGTGGTGGCCCGGAATAGACAGCGATATCGAGGAGTTAGGTAAGCAGTGCACGACGTGCGCGCTAGagggcgccgcgccgccgcgagCGCCGCCGCAGCCGTGGCCGTACCATCCGGAGCCCTGGTCACGTTTACATGTTGATTTCCTGGGTCCTTTTCATGGTGAAACTTTTCTAGTCATTGTAGATTCTACAACTAAATGGTTGGAAATATTCAAAATGGCTAAAACGACTGCTAGGGGAGTAATTAAAGCGTTACGTGAGACTTTTGCCCGCTTTGGGTTACCGGTAGAGGTAGTTTCGGACAATGGTCCTCCGTTCACTTCTAAAGAGTACGCACATTTTATGGAAACTAACGGTATCAAAATGACGTTCACGCCAGCTTACCATCCAGCCTCGAACGGCGCCGCGGAAAACGCGGTGAAATTATGCAAGCGAGCCATCAAAAAGGCACTGCGAGATGGTTGTGACGTCGATGAAGCTCTTCAAGCATATCTCATGATGTACAGGAACGTCGAACACGGTTCCACGGGGTCTGCTCCAGCTATGTTGTTACAACGGAGAAGACTGCGATCGAGGCTAGACTTATTAAGGGGTACTCGGCAGGTCGAATCTAGGGTACAGCAAGCTCAAGACAAACAGGTGTATAACGCGGGAGGTAAACCCAGGGAACTTAATGTAGGCGATAACGTATGGGCGCGAGATCATGCCGGGGGAAGCTGGGTAAGTGGTCTGGTTAAGGAGAAAGTAGGGTCCCGGAATTTTATTATAGCTAGGGGAAGTGGTCCACAACTAAAAAGGCATTTAGACCAGATTAAAAAAAGGCGTAGTAGTTATACAGTGGCCCTGCCAGAGGTGTCGGAGGCGGCGCCAGGCGAGGAATCCGCACCCGCAGTTAACGGGACTGAGGCAAGTCAGAGCTTGCGCGCGCCGGACTCTGTGGTGGAACCCGATCTTGAGGAACCACCTCAGCCATCTATAGAAATCGGGTCTCAAGACGCCGTACCCAGTCGCACGGAATGTAATGCGTCTCCTGCGGACCGACCCAAGCGCATTCGTAAACCCGTGCAAAGATATGGCTTCGAGTTCGATTAA